TCCGGGTTAGCACATCTGGCACCACCACATTGAACAGGAACTGAGGCTTGAAGAAAAACTGGATAAAAGACCCATTGGCCTCGACCCGGTCTAAGTACTCGCCACAGGGAAAAGCAACCGCCCACTCAGCCGCGAGGTCCTTGGGGTTGCTGCCCTTGATACGCAACCGCGGCACCGGGATCAAAAGGTCTCCGCGCTCGAGCGTGTTGGTCCACTCCAGTGCCTCGTAAATCAACGGACCAGCAACGCCCGAAATCCTGCTGAGCTCGTCCGTAATGTAGTTCCGGATAAGGTCCACAACGTTCGCCTCAGGGTGCGACCCTGCCATCTTGGTAGGCGCCTGTATCGAAAGCTTGGCTAGCTGTTGAGAGATCGTGTCGCCAGGCATCTTGATATTAATGTGCTGCCGGAAACTATGTACTCGGGTAACGGTGAATCTTAGAGCGGCCGGGAATATGCGTCTACTGCTAATCAGACTTGATATTGAATATGCTGCAGATATTCCACTAAGCATAAACGAGCTCAACGACGCCAACTAAGCAATAGTTTAGCACCTGTGCTTTGGCCCTGTGCGATGTAGCGGCATCATCGGCGTGCGGTGCCGGAACAATATTACTCACTGAAAAGAAACGACGAAAAATTTGATATCATTTATAACGAATCTTAATTTCCTGCTCGATTACAAAGTTTGAAAGTGGGGCGATGACCGACGACGGGCATGCGGCTGGCCGGCGACGGGCACGCGGCCCACCAACGACAGGCATGTTCGCCGGGCCGGAGAAGGGGCCCAGTCCCGCCTCAGTGGCGTTGGTTATCTCGGCATGTATTGCTTTGCAGTATCATATGGCATTGCAATTACAACTAATAAATACAGATTAATCGCATATTTTTAATAGTAATTTACATATGCTATCTCGTGAACGTCATAACAATATTAATGAACATAGATTAGGTTTAGGTTTTAACCCGATGATTAGCAGAACAAAAAAGTTTGTAGTTTAAAGTTTTTAAGCCCAGGTCTTCTCTGGCTTCACCTCCTCAGTCTCGTAAGCATTTCTCTTGTAGGAAGGAGTCCAGGACTCGGACTTCCATGGGACGACACCCTCCTGCCACATCTCCTCGACCTCTTCCAAAGTCAAACCCTTTGTCTCTGGGACAAAGAAGAACATGTAGAAGAAGGCGAAGATCAAGCAGCCCATGAACACGTAGCCGTAGTTGAACTTGATGGCGTTGGTGATCTTAGGAGTGAAGAAGGCGATCAAGAAACCCCAGATCCAGTTCGCGGCTGTGGCAATAGCCATACCCTTGGCCTTGACTCTCAATGGGAAAGTCTCCGAAACGATGACGAACGGAATTGGTGCCCAGGTAGTCGCGAAGCAGAAAATGTAGATACAGGTGAAGACGATCATGACGTTACCAGCTGGCTTAGATGAAGGCTGGTCCTCCCCGTTAGGCCACAACTTAGTCACACCAATAGAAGCGAAGATCACCATACAGACAGTCATAGCCGCGGCACCGGCTAGCATCAGCCGTCTTCTGCCAAATTTACCGACAGCCCAGACAGCAACAAAGGTGGAACCGAAGTTCACAGCACCCAAGATGATCGAGGTCTGGAAAGAATCCTCCAAACCGACAGACTTGAAAATAGTAGTACCGTAGTAGAAGAAGTAGTTGTTACCAGTTAGCTGCTGTAGAGATTGGATCATAACACCCATAATAACACGCTGTAGAATCTTGCTCTTAGTAGAGAATAGCTCACCCCAAGAAGCGGAACCTGCCATTCTCTCCAACTCAATACCAGCATGGATGTTGTCAAACTCAGCTTGGATCGATGGGTCGTCCACAGGAACCTTGTTGGATCTGGCTAGAGATCTCTTAGCATCCTCATATTTGTTGACCTCGACCAAGTAACGAGGAGACTCTGGAACGAGGACCATACCTCCGATCATAAGGATAGCCCACGCAAAAGAAAGACCCAATGGGATTCTCCATTGCTTCGAGTCTTCATATTTGGCTTTTGTACCGTAGTTGGCGCAGTAACCGACAAAGATACCAGCAGTAATCATCAATTGATAGCAAGAAACCAACATGCCTCTCAAGTGCTTTGGAGAGGTCTCGGAGATCAACATTGGCGACAAAACAGCAATACCACCAACACCTAGACCAGAGATGACTCTGCCAATACAGTATTGGTACCATTTGTCGGTGGAACTTATCTGGACAACGATACCAATAACGTAGACTAGGGTAACAATCATCAACCCGATACGACGGCCGTACATATCAGCAAACTTAGACAAGAAAATACCACCAACGGCACAACCAATGTTGAAGATAGCCACAATCAGGCCAGTTCTGTTGTCAGATAGGTAGTAGTCACCACTCTCATTCAATTCACCAAAGCGATTCTTGTAATCGGACTGGTTCACGAAACCAGAAATCGTACCTGTATCCCATCCAAAGATGAAACCACCAAATGCAACTAGGATACACAACAAAGACACCGTAATATAGGCGGAGGCAGGCTTCACTGGGATCTCAACTAGGCCAGACTCCTTGTTCTCTTCTTTCGAAGGCTTGTTCGATGCTGTAGACGAATGTGTGCTCATCACGGAGCGGTTGTCAGGTTGTGCAATTGCTGCAGACATTGTACCGACAAGTATTAGTTATTATTCCTCAATGGAAGTCTTAACGGCAAATATTCTGAACGATGGTTTATTATAACATTAAACATATCAGATCTACGAAAGCGTGTCGAGGCTGTCCTTATATACTCTTCTCCTGTTGATTCCACCGTTGTCGCCCGCATATTTTTAGGCGCCACCCACAACCAAGCGTCGTTTCTGAGACCACCGCGTCCGTGAACAGCCCTACCTCTTCCCCAGACTAATTAAGCCGTTCGATATTGCCTGGAACAATTGTTCCGTTAGAGTTCACGGTGTGCTCCCGGCATTTCCCGGGCGGACTGCTGCTCGTTCTAACCCCCCCGCTTTCTCGAGAATATCCGACTAGCTTGGACGGGACGACCGGCACACATCGGCAGTGTAAAAGCGCAGGCCGTTCCACCGTACCCGGGGTATTAAGCGTAAGTCGGCAAAGCTCTTTCGTCAACTAAATCCGGAATCTGGTAGATCCGCCACCAGGGCACCGCTATACTGCCATCACGTATTGCCGTGCCTTCACCCAGCATTGTGCCGAGCTGTGGTGCAGTGTTCGATTGCAGCACCACCCGACGTTTGGATTAATTTTTCCATGCGGCATCGGAGGAGTTTCTTTTTCAAAGAGGAGGGCGTAGTAAGGGCCAACGGATTAACCCCTCATTTCCGAAAACAGATGTAAATTTTTCCGGGGTAGGTTAGACCACCGGATGACACGCCACGGTGGAACATGGTGAAACAGCTGCGGAGAAACACAGTTCCGGCCGACCGGCATGTGACCGAAAAAGTAATCCCCAGGTTTTATTCATATCCGTGTGGGGGATATGCAAGCGGGTGTTGACCCAGCAGCTGACGGTCACCCCACACCTCTGCATACCTTTCTGCACAAGGCATGCAGTTAGGCGTCGTGGGCAACTTCCCTGTCGCTACGAGGTAGCCAGCTCTCGGACCCCCACGGCACCACACCCTCTTGCCACATCTCGTCGACATCCTCCAATGTCAGGCCCTTCGTTTCTGggacgaagaagaagatgTAGAAGAAAGCGAAGATCAGACAGCCCATAAAGACGTAGCCGTAGCAAAACTTGATGGCACTGGTGATTCGTGGGGTAAAGAAGGCAATCAAGAAACCCCATATCCAGTTTGCAGCTGTTGCAAGCGCCATAGCTCTAGCCTTCACTCTAAGTGGGTATATCTCGGAAATGATAACATAGGCAATCGGAGCCCAGGTGGTggcgaagaagaagatgTAAATGCAGGTGAAGACAATCATAACGTTACCTGCTGGCTTGGAGGATGGTTGATCCTCGCCATTTGGCCACAACTTCGTGACGCCAACGGAAGCAAAAATTGCCATACAAATAGCCATGGCAAAGGCGCCCCATATCAAACACTTTCTTCTGCCAAATTTGTCAACGGTGTACAGAGAGAAAAAGGTTGAGCCAAAGTTCACGATACCCAGCACAATCGACGTGACGAACGGATCGTCCATTCCGACAGCGTTAAATATGGTGGTCCCGTAGTAGAAGAAATAGTTGTTACCAATAAGTTGCTGCAAAGACTGGATAAAAATACCAATAATCAACCGTTGGAAAATCTTCTTTTTAACGTTAAACAGGTCAACGATCCGAGCCTTACCCGCTAGCTTTTCAAGCTCGATTGCAGTCTGCAAAGTATTTAGCTCATGCTCGACGATAGGGTGGTCTTCTGCAACCTTGTTGGCCCTCGCAATAGACATCCGGGCCTTGGGTAGGTTTTCGGCCTCCACCAAGTAACGTGGGGACTCCGGAACGAAGGCCATGCCTCCAATCATTAGGAGAGCCCAGGCAAAACCCAACCCCAATGGAATTCTCCATTGTCTGGAGTCAGTGTAATTGGTTTTTGTTCCATAATTCGTGCAGTATCCGAGAAAGATACCCGCGGTAATCATAAGTTGGTAACATGACACAAGAGAGCCTCTCAAGTGCTTTGGGGAGGTCTCAGAGATCAACATGGGCGAAAGAACGGCAATACCACCCACACCTAAACCTGAAATGATTCTACCAACGAAATATTGGTACCACTTGTCACTTGCGCTGATTTGGATAACTATCCCGATGACATAAACTGCCGTCACAGTCGCAAGACCGATTTTACGCCCATAGGCATCACCAATCTTGGATAAGAATATACCACCAACAGCACAACCAATGTTAAAGATCGAGACAATCAATCCAGTCCTGTCATCACTGAGTTCATACTCTCCACTCGGGCTCAGCTGGCCAAAACGCGCTATGAAATCTGTTTGTTTGACGAAGCCAGAAATCGTACCGGTATCCCATCCAAAAATAAAGCCACCGAATGCAACCATGAAGCAGCATAAGCACGCAAAGATATAAGCTGAAAATGGCTTTGTCTCTGTCGAGATTACCGATACAATATCTTTCTTGCTCTCAATGGGATGCGAATTCGAACCATCTCCCGAGAGCTCGCTTTTAGACGGCGTCATACCTTCAGAAACGGTCATTTGAACGTGTTTTTCCCACAGCAGTCTCAAATAGTCGGTCTACCTGAAATGGGTGAGGTGATAACGATACTTGTCATTTACGAGACCAACGGTCGTCTTCGACTTTTATAAAAATTTGATTATTTTACGAAAGCATCAAGTGGTTACCTATCCTTGCAATGCAGCGTACAACGCCATGGTGATCCCTTGAGCATACCGTTGCATAGTGTTCTGTTGCGGCACCATATTAGGAATAAACTTGGTGTGCCGGTATCCTCCTCAGCTCTCTAGCCGCCTTCTGGGGTGTTTTTCCTTATGGCATCGGCGCTTTCAAATCTGACGCAATATGTGCCTTACGGATAATTTTTCTACGGACGTTTCTATGAAAGCCGCGGAAAAATTGGCCCGGATTTTAACGCTTCCGAGGCCACGAGGCGGCTAAGTGAGGGGCCGATACAAAGGCTAGTGACGTTATTCTTTGAACATACGTTATGCACCATTGTAGGTAAACAGGCATAGGCTATGATGTCGTCGATAGCAAGATTTAGGACTGCTACTAAAACTTATGATAGGCTGAGGAACATCTAGGATAATTTATAGGATGCCACACAATGTCGCGCTATACAAGTGCCAATCAAAATAGCGGATCAAAGGCTCACGTGAGTCGCTGGAAACGATGTTCATCAGCTGAGATAGCACTTATCAGTTTTCGAACTCGGAAATGAAGGTCACCTCCGACCAAGCAAAGCCCTTGTACTCAGAACCGGCATACGTCAACAACGCTTCATTCGCATATTGGTATATGTAGGGCTTGGTCCCGACAACGCCACTCACGATATTCTTCACAAAAGCAGGGATCTCAGCCATGACATCAACCCGCTCGACTAGATTTTTAAGCTCAATATCCACGCGCGCGGAGAGTTTCTCCGCAGAGGCAACCTCCTTGTCCGGCACGGAACTGGGGATACCGGTGAATTTCATGGAGAGTGCCTTTGGAACCGGCCATCCAACTTCATCGGTTTTTGGCTTCACATGCTCCACCTCATTGTCTATCGTGACAGAGAGGACACTGTCTTTGTCACATAGGATACCTATAGACACCTTCGTGTTGGCATAAGATTTTGGAGTAGTGAACTCCATCAGCAATACAGAGTGTGTCTCCGAATGGAAGTTGAGGAAATTCCAGGCCTTGGCTGCGTGGTGTGGCTTCATCCCCTGTAGAGCAAGGATCATCACAGAATAGTCATTCTTGAGAGTAATCATTTCGCCATGTACCACCACGGTACCGTTGACAGAATTTCTCGGCCAGAACACGTGACGCATAGTTCCCCATGGTTCTTTAGTGTTATCTCCGTAGTAAGTGGTTGGATCTTCACCAACCTTCACACCCGGCGTCAGCCGCTTGAACGTGATGTCTACCACGCTGTCAGCCGTAACAGACGACTGCAAGGTATAGGACGTAGCAGTGGAATCTAGCTCTAGCGACAAGTTGTCGGCGTAGAAGTTAGCGCCCTCAACACGAAAATTTTCTAGCTTCGTAGAAGTCCATGTGCCAAGCTCTGGGCGGCTGGCATGGTGTAGCCTGAAAGTGAACTGGGCGGTCCGTGGCAGTCCACCGATCTTGGAGTAGATGATCTGCGCAAACCCCGCCATTCCAGTCTGTATCTGCGTGAAGTAAAACGTCGCAGTTTCAACATGAGTAGAACTGATGTTGCGCCACGCCAAATCCTGACGGCTGGTCTCATGAAACGGCTGCTTTCCACGCACCCGCTCAGTAGCGCTGTGGATGAACTCCGGGCCGTATTCAGGCTCGGCAATCCCCGTAACCGAGGAGATTCCTCCTTGTATCCACTTAAGCATCGTTATCTGCTTTCTATACGCCAGTCTGGGTACTTGCTTCAAGTTGTTGGAGACAAGTGAAGCAGAAGCTATAAAAATGTTGCCAACGGTGTCGAACCAAGATTTTAATGGCTGTGTCACGTGGTATAAATTATGCCTGCCGCCACGCTACATAGTCTCGAGGCTTGTGCTACCTCTCAGGTCATGTTTACGTTATCAATAACCATTCGCTATTTATGTTACGCATTTGTTGCGCTGTTGTATTTACTACTGTGTAGGTGTTTGCGCCCAGTTCTGAAATAGGGTTACTCCGGTATTCCTCTAGTAAAGATGCTGGTAGTCCACCTTAGATGAGCTGCTTACGAACACCAGTTACCCGCCATGTGTCCCTTGCAGACATGCCGAGGCTGCACATGTGTATGTCTGAGATTCTACTGCCGTTTTGTGTCTCAGATGGGAGATGTCAATGCAGCTTACCCGGGTGATGATGCGATGCGGTTGACGAAATTCTGGTAAAGGGCCATTGCCGTTTTAGTTCAGGAACGGTGTCTGCAGCTACAGGCTGGACATGGAAACAAGTGAGAAACGGTATGGTAACAGCGAAAAAAGCTAGTTTCGCCTTCCAaagctggaggaggtgTGTGTGTAACAGATAAGGTTCGTTGCGGTTGCGGTCTGTTGGTAGTGTATAGCGGTGGTTAAATATTCATTATGACGCCAGGTTGAAGGACGCATCTTCGTTGAACTATATAGGAGTAATTACAATGGTCAGTATCAAATGTCTGTCGAGGCCATGTACTTCATGCGGATAAAGCCCCCCTGCCCGTGCCTGGTGGAGGCGAAGGCTGCCGCTAGTGTTTCCACAAACTACAGAGAAGACGGAGTATTAGTTTATTG
This is a stretch of genomic DNA from Eremothecium gossypii ATCC 10895 chromosome VI, complete sequence. It encodes these proteins:
- a CDS encoding sugar porter family MFS transporter (Syntenic homolog of Saccharomyces cerevisiae YHR094C (HXT1)) produces the protein MSAAIAQPDNRSVMSTHSSTASNKPSKEENKESGLVEIPVKPASAYITVSLLCILVAFGGFIFGWDTGTISGFVNQSDYKNRFGELNESGDYYLSDNRTGLIVAIFNIGCAVGGIFLSKFADMYGRRIGLMIVTLVYVIGIVVQISSTDKWYQYCIGRVISGLGVGGIAVLSPMLISETSPKHLRGMLVSCYQLMITAGIFVGYCANYGTKAKYEDSKQWRIPLGLSFAWAILMIGGMVLVPESPRYLVEVNKYEDAKRSLARSNKVPVDDPSIQAEFDNIHAGIELERMAGSASWGELFSTKSKILQRVIMGVMIQSLQQLTGNNYFFYYGTTIFKSVGLEDSFQTSIILGAVNFGSTFVAVWAVGKFGRRRLMLAGAAAMTVCMVIFASIGVTKLWPNGEDQPSSKPAGNVMIVFTCIYIFCFATTWAPIPFVIVSETFPLRVKAKGMAIATAANWIWGFLIAFFTPKITNAIKFNYGYVFMGCLIFAFFYMFFFVPETKGLTLEEVEEMWQEGVVPWKSESWTPSYKRNAYETEEVKPEKTWA
- a CDS encoding sugar porter family MFS transporter (Syntenic homolog of Saccharomyces cerevisiae YHR096C (HXT5) and YDR342C (HXT7)), which translates into the protein MTVSEGMTPSKSELSGDGSNSHPIESKKDIVSVISTETKPFSAYIFACLCCFMVAFGGFIFGWDTGTISGFVKQTDFIARFGQLSPSGEYELSDDRTGLIVSIFNIGCAVGGIFLSKIGDAYGRKIGLATVTAVYVIGIVIQISASDKWYQYFVGRIISGLGVGGIAVLSPMLISETSPKHLRGSLVSCYQLMITAGIFLGYCTNYGTKTNYTDSRQWRIPLGLGFAWALLMIGGMAFVPESPRYLVEAENLPKARMSIARANKVAEDHPIVEHELNTLQTAIELEKLAGKARIVDLFNVKKKIFQRLIIGIFIQSLQQLIGNNYFFYYGTTIFNAVGMDDPFVTSIVLGIVNFGSTFFSLYTVDKFGRRKCLIWGAFAMAICMAIFASVGVTKLWPNGEDQPSSKPAGNVMIVFTCIYIFFFATTWAPIAYVIISEIYPLRVKARAMALATAANWIWGFLIAFFTPRITSAIKFCYGYVFMGCLIFAFFYIFFFVPETKGLTLEDVDEMWQEGVVPWGSESWLPRSDREVAHDA
- the SVF1 gene encoding Svf1p (Syntenic homolog of Saccharomyces cerevisiae YDR346C (SVF1)), with amino-acid sequence MLKWIQGGISSVTGIAEPEYGPEFIHSATERVRGKQPFHETSRQDLAWRNISSTHVETATFYFTQIQTGMAGFAQIIYSKIGGLPRTAQFTFRLHHASRPELGTWTSTKLENFRVEGANFYADNLSLELDSTATSYTLQSSVTADSVVDITFKRLTPGVKVGEDPTTYYGDNTKEPWGTMRHVFWPRNSVNGTVVVHGEMITLKNDYSVMILALQGMKPHHAAKAWNFLNFHSETHSVLLMEFTTPKSYANTKVSIGILCDKDSVLSVTIDNEVEHVKPKTDEVGWPVPKALSMKFTGIPSSVPDKEVASAEKLSARVDIELKNLVERVDVMAEIPAFVKNIVSGVVGTKPYIYQYANEALLTYAGSEYKGFAWSEVTFISEFEN